A section of the Salvelinus sp. IW2-2015 linkage group LG7, ASM291031v2, whole genome shotgun sequence genome encodes:
- the LOC111966175 gene encoding LOW QUALITY PROTEIN: rabenosyn-5-like isoform X1 (The sequence of the model RefSeq protein was modified relative to this genomic sequence to represent the inferred CDS: substituted 1 base at 1 genomic stop codon), producing the protein MASSYPPPFEGTGEVKEGFLCPLCLKDLQSFYQLQEHYEEEHSGDDRHVRGQLKSLVQKAKKAKDKLLKRDGEDKPETGSYESFYYGGVDPYMWEPQELGETGRRATRNHMDFFKKHRAARIDHYVIEVNKLIIRLEKLTAFDRMNIDAGKIRAIEKSVVAWVSDSDVPFCPDCGNKFNLRNRRHHCRLCGSIMCRKCMEFVPLPLAYKLTSGTREARSVTGSQSQSPPTGGGGNVSGMGSRRGSISSLSSVTSMLEEKDDERIRCCLHCMDTLMKRQQKLEEKDHVPDIVKLYERLRLCMNKVDERAPEYIRMAESLNAGETTYNLDTAGGLRMEVQKYXELIDALSKKILTLGMKEEPQPHQKTLQLQRMVRYTATLFVQEKLLGLMSLPTKDKYEDLKEKRKQEQEKRLTQERLIAQEAQKRRQDSEKNRPAASTNGEAPQAPRAPRMTKAGGWLPSSDTLHTCGELEDPLLQQIDNIQSFLRQAKAAQRHDEVAMLEENLRQLQDEYDQQQTSLAIALSQRLAQEESLQQDELQRLEDRERGEREHRAQSQAPGSQATYTWQGSLNLTDIGSLHREEEGEEELTPKAESSPLSMRAFPVLTDQXEESPPRLRRLGGDVTPPGGEGQNSSSLNPFEEEDSTPVEDPSNPFFEEIQKEHKEVANGKKDNNPFEQEEGGEEEQGQAEGATGNPFEVKEENNEGNPFKEAAGCTPPGASTNPFEGEDEEVMPDVDVIEEELLLQQIDNIRAYIFDAKLNGRLDEVELLSENLRELQRTLQEQKSKTH; encoded by the exons ATGGCCTCCAGCTACCCACCCCCCTTCGAGGGCACAGGGGAGGTGAAGGAGGGCTTCCTGTGCCCGCTGTGCCTGAAGGACCTGCAGTCGTTCTACCAGCTCCAGGAACACTACGAGGAGGAGCACTCTGGGGACGATCGACATGTCAGGGGACAACTCAAGA GTCTGGTCCAGAAGGCTAAGAAAGCCAAAGACAAGCTGCTGAAGAGGGATGGTGAAGACAAGCCAGAGACGGGCAGTTATGAGTCCTTCTACTACGGCGGAGTGGACCCTTACATGTGGGAGCCTCAGGAGTTGGGTGAGACTGGGAGAA GAGCCACAAGAAATCATATGGACTTTTTTAAGAAGCACAGAGCTGCCCGGATTGACCACTATGTCATCGAGGTCAACAAGCTCATTATCAGGCTGGAGAAA CTGACAGCTTTTGACAGGATGAACATAGATGCAGGCAAAATTAGAG cGATTGAGAAGTCTGTTGTGGCGTGGGTGAGCGACTCTGATGTTCCGTTCTGTCCCGACTGCGGGAACAAGTTCAACCTTCGGAACAGGCGACACCACTGCCGCCTCTGTGGCTCCATCATGTGTAGGAAGTGCATGGAGTTTGTGCCCCTGCCTTTGGCTT ACAAGCTGACCAGTGGGACTCGGGAGGCCCGTAGTGTTACGGGCAGCCAGTCCCAGTCCCCTCCAACAGGTGGCGGGGGCAATGTCAGCGGGATGGGCTCCAGGAGGGGCAGCATCAGCAGCCTGAGCAGCGTCACCTCAATGCTGGAAGAGAAGGATGACGAGAGGATCCGCTGCTGCCTCCACTGCATGGACACCCTGATGAAGAGACAGCAGAAACTGGAGGAGAAAGACCACGTGCCTGACATCGTCAAGCTCTACGAG AGGCTGAGACTGTGCATGAACAAGGTGGACGAGAGGGCTCCAGAGTATATCAGAATGGCTGAGTCTCTCAA TGCTGGAGAGACCACCTATAACCTGGACACGGCTGGTGGACTGAGAATGGAAGTCCAGAAATACTARGAACTGATCGATGCACTGAG TAAGAAGATCTTAACACTGGGAATGAAGGAGGAGCCACAACCCCATCAAAAGACTCTCCAGCTGCAGAGGATGGTCAGATACACAGCCACACTGTTTGTCCAG GAGAAGTTGCTGGGTCTGATGTCTCTACCCACTAAGGACAAGTATGAGGACCTAAAGGAGAAGAGgaagcaggagcaggagaagaggctCACGCAGGAGAGACTA ATTGCCCAGGAGGCTCAGAAAAGGAGGCAGGACTCTGAGAAGAACCGCCCAGCTGCCAGCACCAATGGGGAGGCTCCCCAGGCCCCCAGGGCCCCCCGCATGACCAAAGCTGGGGGYTGGCTGCCCTCTTCCGATACCCTCCACACGTGCGGGGAGCTGGAGGACCCCCTGCTGCAGCAGATAGACAACATCCAGTCATTCCTGCGGCAGGCCAAGGCCGCCCAGAGGCATGACGAAGTGGCCATGCTGGAGGAGAACCTCAGGCAGCTGCAG GATGAGTACGACCAGCAGCAGACCAGCTTGGCCATCGCTCTGTCCCAGAGGTTGGCGCAGGAGGAGAGTCTACAGCAGGACGAGCTGCAACGcctggaggatagagagaggggggagagggagcacAGGGCCCAGAGCCAAGCCCCAGGATCCCAGGCCACATACACCTGGCAGGGCTCACTGAACCTAACCGATATAGGGAGCCTCcatagggaggaagagggggaggaagagttgACCCCTAAAGCAGAGAGCAGCCCCCTGTCCATGAGGGCCTTCCCTGTCCTGACCGACCAGYATGAGGAGTCACCCCCCCGGCTGAGGAGGCTGGGGGGAGATGTGACACCTCCTGGTGGCGAGGGACAGAACAGCTCCTCCCTCAACCCCTTTGAGGAGGAAGACTCCACCCCTGTGGAGGATCCTTCCAATCCGTTCTTCGAGGAGATCCAGAAGGAGCACAAGGAGGTGGCTAACGGGAAGAAGGATAACAACCCGTTTGAGCAGGAAGAGGGTGGGGAGGAAGAGCAGGGGCAGGCCGAGGGCGCCACTGGCAACCCTTTCGAAGTGAAGGAGGAAAACAATGAAGGTAACCCTTTTAAAGAGGCTGCTGGGTGTACCCCGCCGGGAGCCTCGACCAATCCCTTCgagggggaggatgaggaggtgaTGCCGGATGTTGACGTGATTGAGGAGGAATTGCTGCTGCAGCAGATTGATAATATACGGGCGTACATATTTGATGCCAAGCTCAACGGGAGGCTAGACGAGGTGGAGCTGCTGTCGGAGAACCTGAGAGAGCTGCAGCGCACGCTACAGGAACAGAAGAGCAAGACACACTGA
- the LOC111966175 gene encoding LOW QUALITY PROTEIN: rabenosyn-5-like isoform X2 (The sequence of the model RefSeq protein was modified relative to this genomic sequence to represent the inferred CDS: substituted 1 base at 1 genomic stop codon), whose protein sequence is MASSYPPPFEGTGEVKEGFLCPLCLKDLQSFYQLQEHYEEEHSGDDRHVRGQLKSLVQKAKKAKDKLLKRDGEDKPETGSYESFYYGGVDPYMWEPQELGATRNHMDFFKKHRAARIDHYVIEVNKLIIRLEKLTAFDRMNIDAGKIRAIEKSVVAWVSDSDVPFCPDCGNKFNLRNRRHHCRLCGSIMCRKCMEFVPLPLAYKLTSGTREARSVTGSQSQSPPTGGGGNVSGMGSRRGSISSLSSVTSMLEEKDDERIRCCLHCMDTLMKRQQKLEEKDHVPDIVKLYERLRLCMNKVDERAPEYIRMAESLNAGETTYNLDTAGGLRMEVQKYXELIDALSKKILTLGMKEEPQPHQKTLQLQRMVRYTATLFVQEKLLGLMSLPTKDKYEDLKEKRKQEQEKRLTQERLIAQEAQKRRQDSEKNRPAASTNGEAPQAPRAPRMTKAGGWLPSSDTLHTCGELEDPLLQQIDNIQSFLRQAKAAQRHDEVAMLEENLRQLQDEYDQQQTSLAIALSQRLAQEESLQQDELQRLEDRERGEREHRAQSQAPGSQATYTWQGSLNLTDIGSLHREEEGEEELTPKAESSPLSMRAFPVLTDQXEESPPRLRRLGGDVTPPGGEGQNSSSLNPFEEEDSTPVEDPSNPFFEEIQKEHKEVANGKKDNNPFEQEEGGEEEQGQAEGATGNPFEVKEENNEGNPFKEAAGCTPPGASTNPFEGEDEEVMPDVDVIEEELLLQQIDNIRAYIFDAKLNGRLDEVELLSENLRELQRTLQEQKSKTH, encoded by the exons ATGGCCTCCAGCTACCCACCCCCCTTCGAGGGCACAGGGGAGGTGAAGGAGGGCTTCCTGTGCCCGCTGTGCCTGAAGGACCTGCAGTCGTTCTACCAGCTCCAGGAACACTACGAGGAGGAGCACTCTGGGGACGATCGACATGTCAGGGGACAACTCAAGA GTCTGGTCCAGAAGGCTAAGAAAGCCAAAGACAAGCTGCTGAAGAGGGATGGTGAAGACAAGCCAGAGACGGGCAGTTATGAGTCCTTCTACTACGGCGGAGTGGACCCTTACATGTGGGAGCCTCAGGAGTTGG GAGCCACAAGAAATCATATGGACTTTTTTAAGAAGCACAGAGCTGCCCGGATTGACCACTATGTCATCGAGGTCAACAAGCTCATTATCAGGCTGGAGAAA CTGACAGCTTTTGACAGGATGAACATAGATGCAGGCAAAATTAGAG cGATTGAGAAGTCTGTTGTGGCGTGGGTGAGCGACTCTGATGTTCCGTTCTGTCCCGACTGCGGGAACAAGTTCAACCTTCGGAACAGGCGACACCACTGCCGCCTCTGTGGCTCCATCATGTGTAGGAAGTGCATGGAGTTTGTGCCCCTGCCTTTGGCTT ACAAGCTGACCAGTGGGACTCGGGAGGCCCGTAGTGTTACGGGCAGCCAGTCCCAGTCCCCTCCAACAGGTGGCGGGGGCAATGTCAGCGGGATGGGCTCCAGGAGGGGCAGCATCAGCAGCCTGAGCAGCGTCACCTCAATGCTGGAAGAGAAGGATGACGAGAGGATCCGCTGCTGCCTCCACTGCATGGACACCCTGATGAAGAGACAGCAGAAACTGGAGGAGAAAGACCACGTGCCTGACATCGTCAAGCTCTACGAG AGGCTGAGACTGTGCATGAACAAGGTGGACGAGAGGGCTCCAGAGTATATCAGAATGGCTGAGTCTCTCAA TGCTGGAGAGACCACCTATAACCTGGACACGGCTGGTGGACTGAGAATGGAAGTCCAGAAATACTARGAACTGATCGATGCACTGAG TAAGAAGATCTTAACACTGGGAATGAAGGAGGAGCCACAACCCCATCAAAAGACTCTCCAGCTGCAGAGGATGGTCAGATACACAGCCACACTGTTTGTCCAG GAGAAGTTGCTGGGTCTGATGTCTCTACCCACTAAGGACAAGTATGAGGACCTAAAGGAGAAGAGgaagcaggagcaggagaagaggctCACGCAGGAGAGACTA ATTGCCCAGGAGGCTCAGAAAAGGAGGCAGGACTCTGAGAAGAACCGCCCAGCTGCCAGCACCAATGGGGAGGCTCCCCAGGCCCCCAGGGCCCCCCGCATGACCAAAGCTGGGGGYTGGCTGCCCTCTTCCGATACCCTCCACACGTGCGGGGAGCTGGAGGACCCCCTGCTGCAGCAGATAGACAACATCCAGTCATTCCTGCGGCAGGCCAAGGCCGCCCAGAGGCATGACGAAGTGGCCATGCTGGAGGAGAACCTCAGGCAGCTGCAG GATGAGTACGACCAGCAGCAGACCAGCTTGGCCATCGCTCTGTCCCAGAGGTTGGCGCAGGAGGAGAGTCTACAGCAGGACGAGCTGCAACGcctggaggatagagagaggggggagagggagcacAGGGCCCAGAGCCAAGCCCCAGGATCCCAGGCCACATACACCTGGCAGGGCTCACTGAACCTAACCGATATAGGGAGCCTCcatagggaggaagagggggaggaagagttgACCCCTAAAGCAGAGAGCAGCCCCCTGTCCATGAGGGCCTTCCCTGTCCTGACCGACCAGYATGAGGAGTCACCCCCCCGGCTGAGGAGGCTGGGGGGAGATGTGACACCTCCTGGTGGCGAGGGACAGAACAGCTCCTCCCTCAACCCCTTTGAGGAGGAAGACTCCACCCCTGTGGAGGATCCTTCCAATCCGTTCTTCGAGGAGATCCAGAAGGAGCACAAGGAGGTGGCTAACGGGAAGAAGGATAACAACCCGTTTGAGCAGGAAGAGGGTGGGGAGGAAGAGCAGGGGCAGGCCGAGGGCGCCACTGGCAACCCTTTCGAAGTGAAGGAGGAAAACAATGAAGGTAACCCTTTTAAAGAGGCTGCTGGGTGTACCCCGCCGGGAGCCTCGACCAATCCCTTCgagggggaggatgaggaggtgaTGCCGGATGTTGACGTGATTGAGGAGGAATTGCTGCTGCAGCAGATTGATAATATACGGGCGTACATATTTGATGCCAAGCTCAACGGGAGGCTAGACGAGGTGGAGCTGCTGTCGGAGAACCTGAGAGAGCTGCAGCGCACGCTACAGGAACAGAAGAGCAAGACACACTGA
- the LOC111966177 gene encoding beta-1,3-galactosyltransferase 5: protein MVGQGLWVFKPLFGTRRGRFGVVPALCVLIVSAALLALLFIDSIESWATYMNMNTMVEAQGGIIPPQSVPPTRPEEYLLMPSPHVCQHAKPYLITMVTSAPANQRARQAIRDTWGGEVEVRGHRVMTLFMLGVASDPGLAKLLIDESWERGDLIQGRFWESYSNLTLKTLSMLSWVRRFCPQAHFLAKVDDDVLFNPGALLRYLNSTYEQGDLYLGRLHLHVAPDREPGSKHYLPRVAYPASVFPDYCSGTAYILSRSALLKISLTAAASPPSTPLPPEDMFVGLCAREAGVLPSHCPLFSGGPVVPYGRCCYQAMVSIHHISPSEMLRFWADVHSPPPCSWLGMRASLGVCKVRAMLGTFLGVEQGL, encoded by the coding sequence ATGGTGGGGCAGGGGCTGTGGGTGTTTAAGCCCCTCTTTGGGACGCGTAGGGGCCGGTTCGGAGTGGTGCCTGCTCTCTGTGTGCTGATAGTCAGTGCTGCCCTGCTAGCTCTACTCTTCATTGACTCCATTGAGTCATGGGCCACATACATGAATATGAACACAATGGTAGAGGCACAGGGGGGGATCATACCCCCCCAGAGTGTCCCCCCAACRAGACCTGAGGAGTACCTCCTTATGCCCAGCCCTCATGTCTGCCAGCATGCCAAGCCCTACCTCATCACCATGGTGACCTCCGCCCCAGCCAATCAGAGGGCCCGCCAGGCCATCCGGGACACGTGGGGTGGGGaagtggaggtcaggggtcatagGGTAATGACCTTGTTCATGCTCGGGGTGGCCTCTGACCCCGGGCTAGCCAAGCTGCTGATAGATGAGTCCTGGGAAAGAGGGGACCTGATCCAAGGGCGCTTTTGGGAGTCCTACTCTAACCTGACRCTGAAGACCCTATCGATGCTGAGCTGGGTCCGACGCTTCTGCCCCCAGGCCCACTTCCTGGCCAAGGTGGACGATGACGTCCTGTTCAACCCTGGGGCCCTTCTGCGCTACCTGAACAGCACCTACGAGCARGGGGACCTGTACCTGGGCCGGCTCCACCTCCACGTGGCTCCAGACCGAGAACCAGGCAGTAAGCACTACCTCCCTAGAGTGGCGTACCCTGCCTCTGTCTTCCCCGACTACTGCAGCGGCACTGCCTACATCCTCTCCCGCTCCGCCTTGCTCAAGATCTCCTTGACGGCCGCTGCCTCGCCTCCGTCCACTCCTCTGCCCCCCGAGGACatgtttgtgggtctgtgtgcccGTGAGGCTGGAGTGCTGCCCTCCCACTGCCCACTGTTCTCTGGTGGGCCTGTGGTGCCCTACGGGCGCTGCTGCTACCAGGCCATGGTGTCCATCCATCACATCTCCCCCAGCGAGATGCTCCGGTTCTGGGCTGATGTCCACTCCCCTCCCCCCTGCTCCTGGTTGGGTATGCGTGCCTCCCTGGGGGTCTGTAAAGTCCGGGCCATGCTGGGGACCTTTCTGGGGGTGGAGCAGGGGCTGTGA